gtaaaactttaactttacacctcttccccttttacaaaaggttaatagaggaatttaactaaagtcaaaagttactagataagctttcaactggtgcacttaaactaagaggctaagcctcttatttataatacatggcttatgccattttcattaatcccaccgatgtgggactaacaaataagcaaaaaagtcaacaatctccaccttgcgactttgactagtcccacagccaagctccaccttaatgaagatcttcatagcttccgctatcatgcttcaccataaaagcatacccacttagaataaaccaattccaagcatttcatttCGGACCATGTCGaaaaacaaccttgctgaaaattatggtgtaacttccacgtttggctttcctggaagttcatcagccatcgacatgaatttccaccacacaccctgcatcaatgccaaaccaatgcctgtgtgcaaacttgtggacccgctaacattaacacatcctctatcatgacaactttgggaattagcgacatgccatgaggatgtacatgtctctttttaaagagcaaaatcttccatggagagagacacaatattagcatcatttccagtatctccatttactgacttggagccacttgccgaacctgctccagttcttggacaatttttcttgacgtgcccagattgtccacactcccagcagactactttcttcttcatggagttcttcatcttcccatttccagctgctaccatcACTAAGTTCTCATgtggaacattacttccactacttagtcttctctcttcagaaaatattttactggtaacctctgaaaaaattattttctccttcccatgtatcaaaataggtttcatgtgctcataggaaggtggaagagaccagatgaatctcaaggcttgatcctcatcatcaattttaactccaatagcttctagctcagcgacaatgccattgagaacacttaaatgatctgaaatagttgtaccttcactcatccgcagtgtatgaaactgctccttcaggtacacacgatttgagacgcccttcgtctgatacaactcttcaagtttttcccagagttcctttgccgtagatattccatgcacatttgcaagaacatttttggccaaGCACAAacgtatcgcacttgctgttctcaaatccagatcctcccaatcttcatcgctcattttaTATCTGCTactttcaccagtcacactagtaccagtgctgacttcaggtgttggtctgcccttcaatgctttgtgtaatcctgattgaatcaagacatccttgacttgtacttgccacaagccaaaattgattctcccatcaaatttctccacctcaaatttgacaagatttgaaggcctacttcctgacattgctttgatgaatttactgtagaaatgaatagtacctcactaagtcagttcccaggaaagattggagggtcacaatggacacacttaaaatttccaatctcctagacagaacctccttagactgtacgtatccacactaccacaccaaagctccaccccacaaaaagaacctagtggctctgataccaattgttgggaatttggacctccaaattcaccccccctaggatctaccctttgcaggaataacaagaaaaatagagaaataataacaacacaagaaatttacgtggaaactccaaaacaggagaaaaaccaccagacccagagaagaaaattcactatgtgaaaaattgttacaatcacacaatttttctcctcaccacacctacaaagctatcccactagtaaaactttaactttacacctcttccccttttacaaaaggttaatagaggaatttaactaaagtcaaaagttactagataagctttcaactggtgcacttaaactaagaggctaagcctcttatttataatacaTGGCTTATGCCATTTTCATTAATCCCACCGATGTGGGACTAACAAATAAGCAAAAAAGTCAACATTCAATACGGTTCCAGCATTTTAAAGATCATACGGTTCGAAGTATAAGTGAGATTTGTTGAGGAGATCATAGACAAGACCAAGAATTCACTACTGaggtatatataataattgacATTATTTATCTTCTGGCTCCTAGCtattaattagattaaaataaataaataaataaatgtcaaaataatataataaagtgaaataaatttaagaatatTGAAAGACTTTCATCATGAGTCTAGCAAAACGGAGAGAATTAACTTGAAATCAACTCATATGTACTCTCTGCATGCGGTACCAAAGCCCGccactacttttttttattttagtttattttctggttgtgggaaaaaaaattatttagattatGTTAATTCCTAATTGTTTTTCATGCAAAAAGTTgtattcattaatatttttccatatatataggaaCGAGTCTGAAGTTATTCAAGAAATCTATCAAGACGTCTAAAAAATAGTACAACATTCATATTTACATGTTGCAAAGTATCCAGTTGGATTAGGGTACTCCCAGGTACAGAATATCGTGAATTTGCATTTAAGTGTTGTGACAAATGACGTACGAATGGTAGGGATCTTAGGAGCTCTTGGTATTGGTAAGACAACTCTAGCCAAAGCAATTTATAACTCGATTGCTTTTAAATTTGACGCTAGTtgttttcttgaaaatattagtgACACTTCGAGTCAAGCATATGGTTTGGTCCAACTGCAAGAGACCCTTCTCTCTAAGATCTTGGGAGACTGTAGAAGTTTAAAGGTTGACAATATTCCTACAGGAATCAATATGATAAAGCATAGGCTTCGTTCTACAAAAGTTCTTCTTATTCTTGATGATGTTGACCATTTGACCCAATTAGAAACATTAGCCGGAGGTCATGATTGGTTTGGTAAAGGAAGTAGAATCATCATCACAACAAGAGATGAGCACTTGCTGACTACTCATGGAGTTGATTCAACATACAAGATGACGGGAATGACTCAAGATGATGCTTTTAAACTATTTTGTCTGCATGCTTTCAAAAGAGAGAAACCGGATGAAGGTTATGGAAATTTTGTAGAACAGATCTTAAATTATGCTGGGAGCCTTCCACTAGTTTTAACGGTGCTTGGTTTAGATTTATATGGTAGAAGTGAAAGTGAATGGATACACATACTGGATCAGTACAGGAAAATCCCTCACCAAGATAttcaaaaaatacttcaaaCAAGTTATGAGAGATTAAGTGACaatgaaaagaatatttttcttgatattgcatgttttTTCATTGGAGACTTGTTTGATGATGTCGTTGAGATACTAGATATTTTTGATTTTTGCCCGAATGTTTGGATCCCAAGACTCAGGGAGAAGTGCCTTATTTCCAAGTTCAACGAAAGATTGCAAATGCATCACTTGTTACGAGATATGGCTAGAGAAGTTGTTCGACAAGAATCACCGAAAATTCCCGAAGCGCGTAGTAGACTATTCGTTCCTGAAGAAGTTCGCGATGTACTTGAGGATGATACAGTAAGTTAGATCAAGATCTCTTTTAATTAAACACTGTTTCATTGGCACATGTGACATATACGtcttgtgtgtatgtgtatatatgtgaataaatgaataatttattttttgattttgttgGCACACTTAAACATTGTCTTACCATATAGGGACGGGTCAACGTTGAAGCAATACTGGTAGATTTGCGTGAAGGTGATGACATTATCTACTTGAGTCCGAAGGCCTTCGAAAATATGAGAAGACTCAGATTCTTTAAAGTCCGCAATGCACACTTTTCTGGAGATCGACTTGAGTCACTACCTAATGGAATAAGAGTGATTGATTGGCCTAAATGTCCTTTGCAATCTCTGCCACCTAAATTTCATGGAAACAAACTCGTTATTTTACGAATGCCCGGTAGTCTCATCCGACCGATTCGCTTGGAATTTAaggtaaaattattattattttcaatatttctttctttaaacttagtttgatgttcttttttctttttttttaacagaatcTTACGATTATGGATTTTTCGGATTGTGAATTCTTAACAAAAATCTCGAATATTTCAAGCTGcccaaatttgaaggaaatgcATCTTGATTATTGTAGAAATCTAATTGAGGTTCATGATTCGGTTGGATTCCATGATAAGCTTTCTGAATTGAGTATCGATGAATGTTCCAACCTAAAGAGCTTTCCAAGGAGACTCCAGTTGAGATCTCTGCGTTTCCTTTCACTTCGTGGTTGCTCAAGCCTTCAAAACTTTCCTGAAATTGAATGTCAAATACAATATTTAAGGGTCATCGACTTAAAGGGAACCGCAATAGGAGAACTACCCTCCTCCATTGAGCATGTCACTGGGCTAGTACGTTTAATACTAGAAGACTGCGTAAACCTTAAGCATCTACCAAGTTGCCTTCTTCAGTGGAAATTTCTACGGTGGCTTGTACTCGATGATTGCCCAAATATTCTAAATTTTGGGATGGAGGCCGTGCATAATGGACAATCCTCTCCATATATAGTGTCTACGAGGGAAAATGAAGCTTCGTCGAGTACAGAATTCTTCCCAATGCCGCCTCCAACAAATTCAATCATTTCTCTTCTTCATGATTCTTCCTCATTAAGGTTTCCGTCGTTGTATCAATTGGATCTTGCAAACTCTGGCCTAACAAAATCGAATATCTTTGGGCCATTTCATTGCTTTCCAAATGTGGAACATTTAGATCTATCACACAGTGATATCGTAAGCATTCCTGCAAGCATCAAAACTACATTTGTTAGATTGAAGAATCTTATATTGAATGATTGCAAGAAACTTCAAGAAATTATAGAGTTTCCAACGAATATACAAGTGGTAGATGCTAGGGGATGCATATCACTGAAAAGTTTACCAGAAATATCAGTAGTATTTCCTTTCCCACGGCTATATTCGATTGACTTATCCAGATGCTATACAGTAAATATAGGGAATTATATGCCAAACCCTTCATAGAATCGAGTAAgtctttatttctctttttcgaTCTAAAATTATACTCGTTTTGTATGCCTAatcggtttatatatatgaatgtagttgaaa
This is a stretch of genomic DNA from Carya illinoinensis cultivar Pawnee chromosome 15, C.illinoinensisPawnee_v1, whole genome shotgun sequence. It encodes these proteins:
- the LOC122295799 gene encoding disease resistance protein Roq1-like, translated to MVGILGALGIGKTTLAKAIYNSIAFKFDASCFLENISDTSSQAYGLVQLQETLLSKILGDCRSLKVDNIPTGINMIKHRLRSTKVLLILDDVDHLTQLETLAGGHDWFGKGSRIIITTRDEHLLTTHGVDSTYKMTGMTQDDAFKLFCLHAFKREKPDEGYGNFVEQILNYAGSLPLVLTVLGLDLYGRSESEWIHILDQYRKIPHQDIQKILQTSYERLSDNEKNIFLDIACFFIGDLFDDVVEILDIFDFCPNVWIPRLREKCLISKFNERLQMHHLLRDMAREVVRQESPKIPEARSRLFVPEEVRDVLEDDTGRVNVEAILVDLREGDDIIYLSPKAFENMRRLRFFKVRNAHFSGDRLESLPNGIRVIDWPKCPLQSLPPKFHGNKLVILRMPGSLIRPIRLEFKNLTIMDFSDCEFLTKISNISSCPNLKEMHLDYCRNLIEVHDSVGFHDKLSELSIDECSNLKSFPRRLQLRSLRFLSLRGCSSLQNFPEIECQIQYLRVIDLKGTAIGELPSSIEHVTGLVRLILEDCVNLKHLPSCLLQWKFLRWLVLDDCPNILNFGMEAVHNGQSSPYIVSTRENEASSSTEFFPMPPPTNSIISLLHDSSSLRFPSLYQLDLANSGLTKSNIFGPFHCFPNVEHLDLSHSDIVSIPASIKTTFVRLKNLILNDCKKLQEIIEFPTNIQVVDARGCISLKSLPEISVVFPFPRLYSIDLSRCYTVNIGNYMPNPS